The window AGGTCAGAGTCCCCCGGGGCACAGGGTGGGCTTCCCTCAGGGCATGGGCTGGGGTCTCCACTGGCCACAGGTCTGGGGGTCCCCTCCAGGAACAGGTCTGCGTCCCCTCAGGGCACAGGCTGGGGTCCACTCTGGGCATGGGCTGGGGTCCCCTCCAGGCACAAGTCTGGAGTCCCCTTTAGGCATGAATCTGGGTCTCCTCTGAACGTGGGCTGGGGTCTCCCTCCATTCATGGAGTGGGGTCCCCCTGGGGCACAGGTTGGGGTCTATTCTGGGCATAGGCTGAGGTCCCCTCTGGGCACAATCTGGGTGTCTTTTCCAGGCATGGATCTGGGTCCCCTCTGAACACGGGCTGGGGTCCCCTCTGGGCATGGACTGGGGTCCCTCTGGGCATGGATGTGGGGTCCCTTCCAGGCACAGGTCAGGGTCACCCCTGGGGCACAGGCTGGGGTTCCCCTGGGGCACAGATCTGGGGGTCCCCCTCAGGGCACAGCTTTGGGGCACCTGTGAACATGGGATGGTGTCCCCCCGGGGCACAGATCCGGGGTCCCCCTCAGGCCACAGATTGGGGTCCCCTCCAGGCATGGATCTGGGTCCCTCTGCACATGGGCTGAGGTCCCCTCTGGGCACAGGTCAGGGTCCCTGTCCAGCCACAGATTTGGGTCCCcatccagctgctggctggggtcccCATCTGGATACAGGTTAGGGTCCCCATCTGGCTGTGGCTTGGGGTCCCCATCAGGCCGTGGGCTGGGGTGTCATGTCCCCGCcaccctgctggggctgctggttgTCCCGTGGCTCCCGCTGCCCatcgccccccgccccagcccatCCAGGGGCACGGGTCCCTCTCGATGCTCACCCCTCTGTGGCCCTGCAAGGTCCCTAGTGCCCTgtatgtccccagggatggggctggggctgcaggggacatGGTGTCCCCAAAAGATGCAGGCTGGGGTCCCCCCCTGACCAGCAGCTCGCTCTGCAGCAGGGCATGGCTTGGAGGAacgggagggtttttttttttaatactttagcAAATTTATGGAGTGCGTCTGAGACACAGCGCTGCTGTCACTGCAAACCTCTTCCCACAAATCCCACTTCCAACACCAAAAGTTGTTTTTcctaattgaaagaaaaaaaacccaaaaaacaacaaaccgccaaaaacccaaaccacaaacttCAGGGTTTCCACACGAAGCTATTCCAGAAATGTTTCTGGCCAAAGCAGCTGCGCGTGGGGATCTCCCCGGCCTGGCTGTAACGCGGGCTTGGAGAGAGGCGGGTGACGGCTCAGAACCCACCCCAGTGACCCTGCACAGCCGTATTGTCCCCACAACGGCTGTTTGGTGACATCTTCTCACTAACGTAACGCCAAAATCGccaaatatgctttttttttttctttctttctttcttttttttttttttttcttttccccaggagaCACTCCAGACCAACCTGGTTTTTCTacgaaaagagaaagaagaatttaagcccgaaggagaaaagcaaagcaatgtcCTGCTGGTATGTGTTTCTCTCTCCCTGCGCACGCCCTGCCCTCGCCTGCTTACCCCTGCCTCGTCTTCACGGGTGCATCCCATATTTCCCTCTCTCCATATATATTAATCTCCTTTTCCATAACAAcactattttctctttcctcccctctccatcccatcTATCCTTCTTCCACCCTGCTCCCATTCAGACTTCACTGTCATCTTGGCTCCCTCAATACCCAGACTTGCCACCTCTCTCCCCGCCCTCCGCTCTCCCAGTTTTTCATCCCCAAaacctctcctccttttccccatgaTCCTTGTCCCGCTCTCCGCAGCACGGGGTCCCTGTGCCTGCACGGAGGCGGCTGGAGGACAGGCTGGCTCAGGGGCCTCCGCGTGGGTACCTTGCAGGAGAAGGTGGCCTCGGAGCGGCAGAGGCTGCGGGACACcttcagggagctgcagcagttcctgcaggagcaggagggtgTCCTGCTGGCCCAGCTTGACCAGGCACACGACGAGCTCACCACAGAGCTTTGCGAATACGTTTCCAGCGTTTCGAAGAGGAAATCGCTGCTGGACACGCTGGTTGCAGAGATAGAGAAGAAACGTGACCAGCCGGTGGTCGAATTCCTTATGGTGAGGGCTGCGTCACCCACACGGGCGCTGTGACACCCGGCAAGGCTGggggcacccacctggcacccTCTGCATCccgctgcccctgcagcccaaAGCCTGGGAGTGAAGGGTGGCACGGTGCCGGCCAGCGTGCTGGCGGCCACGCTGTGACACTGCGTTGCGTGGTGTGGCTGGTGTGAGTCTGGGCCTGCAGCATGAGCTGAGGGAAGGCCAGGATTTGGGTGAGTGAGTCACTGGAGAGTCCCCAGGAGAGTGGAGTGACCCCCCCCAGTCCCCAATACCCTGCGTCATGCAGCAGGGGAGCGATTGTAACTCACTGCCCTGGGGATTGTGGTCCTTCTCGGCAGTGCCAGAGCTGACCtggtgttttctctcttccaggatATTGACAAAACCCTGAGCAGGTACGAAACGGGCTCAGCGTCGCTCTCCTCCCGTGGGCAGAGGTTTGGGAATGCTGTAGGCGgccgagcagcagcagctggggggagggggcttCGCCCTGCCGAGTATTTGGGATTTCTCTGGAGGCAGACGTTGTTGCAGCGCCGTTAAAGATGGGGTTCCCATGCCGATAGCTGTGACACAGCTCCCCCGAGTTCTGATGCTGTAGGGAATTGTCCCCCCACTTCCCTCCTGGCCCCGGGTGTTGGCTGGCTGCTGGGGTCAGAGCTCCTGTCCGTGTTGTTTACCCCCAGCTGCGAGGCGGCGAAGGCCCCGATCCCGGAACCAGTTTCCCCGGAGCTGCAGAGGACCATTAAGAACCTCTCTGAGATGAGCCAACTGGTCGTGGGTACAGTGGCCAAATTCAAAGGTAAAGCAAAGAAGCGGTGAGTGACACCTTGCTGTGTAGTCAGTGTCCGGGCCTCAGGCACTGCTGTCCCCATGCTGTCCTTCCCCTGGGCTTGGCCGCAGCGGGAGATCCTCACTGCCTGGTCCCTCTGCCCGGGCTTTGGGAGCGAAATACGTCTGCTCCAGACAGGACCCGTCTCCGAGCTAGGCTTTGCtggagccgggggctgcgggagctggggaGTAGGCTCCACGTCTGGCTTGCTATCCCGATAGGGAGCAGGAAAGATGCCGCAAGAGGAGAGAGACTCAtgcatcttcctttctttcctctagtGAACCTGCTGAGAGAGATGGACAGAGAAAAGGGTAAGTTTCTGGAGCTGCTGGGCACAAACGAGGGAGAAAAGCTTTCCAGAATGAGTTTCCTTCTATCCTTGGGGCAGAGATGGGCTTGCACCGCATCTAAATTCAGGTCCCTTTGTTTTGGTTGGGCCTGCTATAAAAATCCAGGTCCATCCCCATGCCAGGCAACACCCAGCGACGCTGTCCTCTAACACCAAACGAGGGCCAGGACAGCGCGAGGCCCTTGGCTTCCCTGTCTCTGGAGAATTTCTCTTCTTTAGCCAGAAGACCGTGACTAGTTAAGCAAAGGGGCTGTACACATTTTGAGCTGGCACTTAGGCGCAGATCAGAAATCCTTTTGCAGATGCCCGGGGTCCGTGCAGTCCTGGCAGCATGGCATGGTTTAGAGCTGGCTGGTGCTTTTTGTGCTGAGGCCGGTCTCTGCCCTCTCAGTTTTCTGGATGAGGGACCTGATCCACAAGATgagcgtgcctcagtttcccccatgCTGTGGTCCCCACTGTGAGCCGGGGCCCTGGAGGAGTGGGCTTAGCAGAGGGCCTGGGGTGGCGGCACTGTGCGGTGACAACTCTGTGACCTTGTGGGATGGCCGCAGGATGGCAGCAGAACATCCCACATGAATGGCTAGCTCCGACTCTGGAGTGAGATTACTCAGCAGAGTGGGATTAGGAGTTGATATTCCCTTTGGTGAGCACTCGTCACTGGAGCCTTGCAGGCAACGCTTCCTTGCACCCAGGGGGATACattgctccccccaccccgcctggCTGCAGCCCCATCACACTTAGACCCAGTGATACCCAGCGGAGGAGTAGCAAAGTCCATTGTGTCTGTCCCCTGTGCATGGGGACGCTGCCTGGGTCAGTCCTGCGTCAAGGAGCGTTGCTTCGCCCGTGGGTCCTGGTGGCAACGAGGACCCTGTGCCCCATGTCCCATGTGGcctgagggggctgtgggtgctgcctCTGTGCGCTTGCAGGGCACGAGTGCCCGCTGTGCTCACAGGACACATCCCAGCcctgtggaagaggaggagatgtgCTGGTTCACTCCTCAGCGGGCAACAGACTGATGTTTCTCTCTGTTGTGCATCAGTGAAGGTGACGCTGGACCCGGAGACGGCAAGCCCGTTCCTGATCCTCTCGAAGGACCGCAAAACCGTGCGCCTGGGAGATGGACAGGAAGACCTCCCCGACACCCCCAAGAGATTCATGGGCAGCTCCAGCGTCCTGGGCTGCCAGGGTTTCACGGCTGGGAGGCATTACTGGGAGctggaggtaggggatggagacaGCTGGGCCGTAGGGGTGGCTGTGGAGTCCGTGCAAAGGAAGGACTCGCTCAGCATGGCCATGGGGAAGATCTGGGCCTTGCGGCGGGACTGGGATCGCAAATACACAGCGTTACACATGCCCCCCACCTCACTGGCACTGAAGGAAGAGCCCCGGAGAATCAGGGTCCACCTGGACTATGAAGCGGGCCAAGTGACCTTCTACAACGCAGAGAACATGATGCAGATCTTGCAGCTCAAGGCCTCCTTCACCGAGAAGGTCTTCCCATACTTTTGGCTTTGGTCACAAGAAACCTACATCCAACTCTGTGCCTGATGGGCTTGGATGCCTCCCGGTCCCCTGCCTGTTCCTGTGGCTAGCTGAGCAGTCAAGAGATGTGGGAATGGCAGAGCATTGCATTGCAAAgtcactgcagctctgcctgggctggATCCCCTCTGCACATTGCTGCATCTCCTCCTGCTGAGTCCCTTGGAGCATTAAAGATGTGTTGTCCTGCCTGGGAGTGTCTGCATGCTGGTATCCCTGGCCTGATATCACAGTGACGATGTCCCACCTGTCCCTGTGAGCACTGAGGACATGCACAAATAAGCCAGAGAGAGGCAGGGAAGATGCTGTGAT of the Larus michahellis chromosome 2, bLarMic1.1, whole genome shotgun sequence genome contains:
- the LOC141738527 gene encoding E3 ubiquitin-protein ligase TRIM7-like, encoding MARALLALGDDLQAEATCPICLELFSQPVLTECGHSFCRPCLEAVLGKPPRPAACPQCRATVAPGSLRPNRSLAAVAGLAEALGDEARQPRCQTHGEALSLFCESCRRPLCPLCREEPPHRQHRARPAEEAARQLRETLQTNLVFLRKEKEEFKPEGEKQSNVLLEKVASERQRLRDTFRELQQFLQEQEGVLLAQLDQAHDELTTELCEYVSSVSKRKSLLDTLVAEIEKKRDQPVVEFLMDIDKTLSSCEAAKAPIPEPVSPELQRTIKNLSEMSQLVVGTVAKFKVNLLREMDREKVKVTLDPETASPFLILSKDRKTVRLGDGQEDLPDTPKRFMGSSSVLGCQGFTAGRHYWELEVGDGDSWAVGVAVESVQRKDSLSMAMGKIWALRRDWDRKYTALHMPPTSLALKEEPRRIRVHLDYEAGQVTFYNAENMMQILQLKASFTEKVFPYFWLWSQETYIQLCA